The stretch of DNA CATTTTCAGGAGAAAGAGCAATGGAAGAAGGCGGTTGCGGAATCCTTTCAAGTGGACGAGCAAGCATTGGAGGAATCCATTCTCTTTTTGGAAAAAAGGGGCGTAAGATTGTTTGCAAAATAGCTTTTTTTTTGGAAACGTAGTAATATAAAAAAAGCGTAAAAGAACCTAGGAAAAAGTAAACATAACAATCGATTGAAGACTAGGATGGATACAAATGAAAAGAGCAAGAATTATTTATAATCCGACATCAGGGCGTGAGCTTTTCAAGAAGCACTTGCCGCTAGTACTGCAGAAGCTGGAAGAAGCGGGGTACGAAACATCCGCTCATGCAACCACGTCAGAGGGCGATGCCACGCGAGCGGCGAAGATAGCTGTTGAGCGCCGCTATGATATTGTGATCGCAGCGGGTGGAGACGGGACATTGAACGAAGTTGTCAATGGTCTTGCGGAACAGGAGTATCGGCCGAAGCTCGGGGTCATTCCGATGGGAACAACGAATGATTTTGCACGCGCTTTGCAGATTCCTCGGGATGATATTCAGCGCGCTGTTGATGTCATTATTCATGGCGATACGATCCCGGTGGATATCGGCCGGATGAATGACCGCTATTTTGTCAATATCGCGGGGGGCGGCCGCTTAACCGAGCTTACATATGAAGTGCCGAGCAAATTAAAGACCATGCTTGGCCAAATGGCCTATTACTTAAAGGGAATCGAGATGCTGCCGTCGATTAAAGCCTCACAGGTGTCTATCGAATATGACGGCAAGCTGTTTGAAGGCGAGGTTATGCTGTTTTTAATTGCGCTGACTAATTCAGTGGGCGGTTTTGAAAAGCTGGCCCCGGATTCCTCTGTGAATGACGGATTGTTCTCAGTGTTAATTCTAAAGAAAACAAGCCTGCCGGAATTTATCCGTATTGCCAGTCTTGCTTTGCGCGGAGAACATCTTCAGGATGATCATGTCATCTACACGAAGGCGAACCGCGTGAAAATCACCTCTCCTGAAAAGGTGTTAATAAATCTCGATGGAGAACTGGGCGGTTCATCACCGGCCGATTTCGAAAATTTGTATCGTCACATCGAGGTATTTGCCCCTGTCGATCAATTGCGTCCACAAGATAGAATTTATTAAGAGCTATGAAAAGGGGCTGCCTCATAAGCCCCTAAAATAAGAACGCGGAGAGAAAAACAACTCGTTTTTCTCTCCGCGTTCTTTCGTTATTTATTTTAAAAAGAGAATATCTCAACGATAAAAATTGATTAATAATTAACAATTATTTATTGATAAACAATAAATATTTTATTATAATTGAAGAAAAGGAGGAAGGTATAGGCATGCAAAAAAATAAAATTACTTTTTTAAAACTAACTATTTTTATTATCGGATTCACGGTACTTTCACTATGTGTATTTTTATTACCCAACTTGGCGAGAGATGCAGCGGTGGAATATCCTGAGTATTCTTATTTGAAAATCCCTGTTCTTTTGGGATTATATTTAACAGCCATACCATTTTTTCTGGCTTTATACCAAGCGTTAAAAATTTTAAATTATATAAAAGGAGAGAATGCCTTCTCTGATTTGTCTGTAATTTCTTTAGGATATATAAAGAATTGTGCATTAGTCATTTTAGTTTTATATATAATAGGGGTAATTTCTCTAGCTGTGTTAAACGCTTTACACCCTGGAATTGCCATTATGGGGATTGTGATTATGTTTGCAGCTCTTGTTATTGCTGTATTTGCTGCCATTCTTCAAGAACTTTTAAGAAATGCAATTCAATTAAAATCGGAAAATGATTTAACGGTTTGAGGTGGTAAAATGGCAATCATTATAAACATTGATGTAATGCTAGCTAAAAGAAAAATGAGTGTAACCGAACTTACAGAGAAAGTAGGTATCACCATGTCTAATCTTTCTATATTGAAAAATGGAAAAGCAAAAGCCATTAGGTTTTCAACTTTAGAGGCGATATGCAAGGCCTTGGAGTGTCAACCTGGCGATATTCTTGAATATAGAAGTGAAGATTAAACGTTAAAAAGGAGAATAGGGCTGTCTAAAAAGCTCTATTCCGGCTAATATATATCCAAAATTAAAGCCCAAGAATGTTGATTTAACAGCATTCTTGGGCTTTAATGTCTTCACTTTTTCGGACGAGCCATCACTTTCTGGACATCGCCATTTTTCATGTGAATTTTGTTGCGAAATATAATTTGAAATTTTAGTGATTTCCCCTGCGATTTATATTGAGATTTCAAGTTGTGCACCCAAAAAATAAACTCGTTAGAGAGCCATTCAGCCGTCTTTTCTTTACAACCAGCGCGTACCTTATGCTACAATTAAGGAATAATATTTACCTAGGTAACTAAAGAGGGAGGAAAAAAATGAAATCACATCTGCTATTTCACGCAGTGAATCAGCTTTCCAGACAGCTGGCCAAGCAATTGAATTTCACTTTGCAGCCGCATGGGCTTTATAGTGCACAATGGTCCGTTCTCTATGTATTGAAAGAGAAAGGAAGTTTAACACAGAAAGAGCTTTGTGATTATTTGGCAGTGGAAGCCCCGCCGATGACCCGGACCGTTCAGCGGCTTGTCAAGCAAGGCTATGTCCGTCAAGTGCCGGGGAAGGACCGGAGAGTGAAGATTATTGAGCTGACTGAAAAAGCAGCATCTGAATATCCGGTTTGGGAAAAGAAAGTAGCAGCGGCCAATGAACAATTGGTGGAGAATTTTCCTAAGGAGGATCAGGAGCAGTTGCAGCAGCTGATCTCCAAATGGCTGAAGGCTTTAGGGAAGGAAGAAAGCAAATGAGGAAATCAGCTTTATGGACAAAGGATTTTATCAGCGTATCGTTTAGTAATTTTTTTCTATTTATTGTTTTTTATATTTTATTGGTGACCATGCCTGTTTACGCGCTTGAGGAAATGGGCAGCACGGCGGCTGAAGCCGGGTTAGTCACCACCTTTTTTTTACTATCGGCGATTATTATCCGCCCGTTTGCCGGGCAGTGGATTGAGCATTTCGGAAAGAAAAAAGTGCTCATTAGCTCTCAAATCATTTTTTTCATCGCTTCCTTGCTATACTTTCTGCCTGATTCATTTGAAATGATGCTGGCTTTAAGATTTTTCCATGGCCTTGGATTTGGATTGGCCACAACGGCTGCAGGTGCGATGGTGGCGGATATTATCCCGGATTCTCGCCGCGGAGAGGGGATGGGCTATTATGTCATGTCCATGAACCTCGCAATGGTGATCGGCCCGTTTCTTGGATTAACACTCATGCAGCAATGGGACAGCCAGACGATGTTTGCGGTGACTGTGGCTGTTACTTGCCTGGCGCTGATCTCGGGAATCATCATTCGGACATCGGAGCATAAGGAAGCCGCAAGTGCAGCGGCTATACTGAAAATAAAGCTGCGGCCAAGGGACTTATTTGAGTTTTCAGCAATTCCAGTAGCGCTAGTCGGCTGTTTTTTCTCGGTGGCTTACGCTTCCTTGCTTTCTTTCGTCTCCGTATATGCCAATGAGCTTCACCTTCCGGAAGCGGCCAGCTATTTCTTTGTTGTATACGCCGCAGTATTGCTGCTTTCCCGCCCGTTTACTGGAAGATGGTTTGATCAGTATGGAGCGGCTGTCATTATCTATCCCGCTATTGTTATATTTGCTTTGGGCATGCTGCTCTTAAGTCAAACGTCAACGGCGCTCGTCTTTTTAACGGCTGCCGGGCTGATCGGTCTGGGGTGGGGGACTTTATTCCCGAGCTTTCAGACGATTGCTATTCAAAAAGCGCCTCCGGCCAAAAAGGCGCTGGCAACGGCCACATTCTTGTCGTTATTTGATGTGGGGATTGGAGCCGGGTCGTTTATAGTGGGGCTTGCGGGAACGATGATGAGCTTAGGCCAGCTATATTTATATTCCTCTTTTTATATTTTGCTGGGAATGATGGTTTATTATTTATTCGTTCAGCCGAAGCGGACGTCAGGGAAGGCTGTTGATAAAAGCATGTGAATCGTCTATACTGATAAAAATATAATTGAGAATTTTTATCAATAGAGAGGGGGCGGCCGCTATACGAACAGCACTATCTTATTTAAAGCGCTACCGGCCGTTCATGATTTTGGCTTGGCTTTTAATGCTTGTCGAGCTAGCGGTGGAACTGACACATCCGCTGTTTATGGCGAAAATCATTGATGAGGGGATCGTCAAGCAGGATATCTCCGCTATTTACAAATGGGGAGGAATCATGCTTGCCACTTCCTTGCTCGCTTTTGCCTCGGGGATTATAAACTCCTTCGCCGCCGCTCACGTCGGCCAAAACTACGGGTTTGATTTACGGGAGAAGATGATGGAGAAAGTGCAGTCTTTTTCCTTTGCCAGCTATCACCGATATGCAGCTTCCTCCTTGATCACTCGTATGACCAATGATGTCACGCAATTGCAAAATGCGGTGTTTATGAGTTTGCGCATCATGCTGCGCGCGCCGCTTGTGATCGTATTTGGAACGGTAATGGCGCTGCTCGTCCATGTGAAGCTGACATTGATATTAGTGATGGTTATTCCAATCATGGTGGTATTTCTTCTGCGGATGATAAAGAGAAGCGCGGCGCTGTTTAGATCTGTGCAGAAGCGGCTGGATCGGGTGAATCATGTGATTCAAGAGAATCTTTTTGGCATGCGCATTATTAAAGCATTTCTGCGCTGGAAGCATGAAGGCGCTCGTTTTCAAGCAGCAAATTCTCAGCTGATGCAGCAATCCATTCGCGTGTTAAGAACCGTGGAGACGACGGCTCCTGTACTGCTATTTGTTATGAACAGCAGCTTAATTGTGATTCTTTGGCTGGGCTTTGCTGAATTTCAAGCGGGTACGGCAACAGCGGGAGAATTGGTGGCAGTTATGAATTATGCAACTAGAATTATTACCTCTTTATCGATTTTCACTTTTATTATGATGGCGTTCTCGCGGGGGAAGGCTTCTGCTGAGCGCATTGGCGAACTACTAGAAGAACCGGAAGAGCAGTCCGATCAACGCTTAAAAGGAACTCCTTTTAAGCCGGCCGCAGGAAAGATTGAATTCGATCGCGTGTCGTTTTCATTTCCGGGCAGTCAAGAATTGGTGTTGAAGGATATTTCTTTCACGGTACAGCCAGGGGAGACGGCGGCGATTATGGGCGCGACCGGAGCGGGAAAGTCGACGCTGTTTTACTTGATACCGCGCTTATTTGAAGCTGATAGGGGAACGATTCGGATCGATGGTCAAGATATTAGCCAAGTGCAGTCAGCAAGCTTACGGGAGTGTATTGGCTTTGTGCCGCAAGAGGCGCATCTGTTCACAGGAACGGTTCGCGATAACATTGCCTGGGGCAAGAAAGAAGCTTCATTGGATGAAATAAAGGAAGCGGCCCGCCGCGCGCAAATACTGGAAACGATTGAAGAACTGCCAGATGGCTTTGATACGCTAATTGGCCAAAAGGGAGTGAATCTGTCTGGTGGCCAGAAGCAGCGATTATCTATTGCCAGAGCTGTCATCCGCAACCCGTTCATTTTGCTGCTCGATGACAGCACGAGCGCACTCGATTTGAAAACAGAGGCAAATTTAATGGCAGCACTTAAAGAAGAAGCCTGCACAACACTCATGATTACTCAAAAGATTAGCACCGCTTTACAGGCGGATAAGATCATTCTGTTGGAAGAGGGAAGGATCTCATCAGCAGGCACGCATGAGCAGCTAATCGAGCACAGTCCTTTATACCGGAAAATCTTCGCTTCTCAATATGGAAAGGAGGAGGCCGCGTATGCCGAGACCCATCGTTAAGGGAGGGCCGAAACCGCAGATTAAAGATTTATTTCAAACATTGAAGCGACTGGCTGGCTATCTTGCCCGGCGAAAAGGCTTGCTTGTTCTTGTCGTAATCATGGTAGCGGCAAGCTCGGCATTGGGACTGCTCGGCCCCTTTCTTGTCGGAATGGCCATTGACCACTATATTATGATCGGCGACCAGCAAGGTCTTCTGTTTCTGCTTATTCTGCTGGGGGCAGTATATATATGTCATTCACTGAGCAGTTTTTTGCAAAGCTACTGGATGGCGGGCATTGCCCAAAAAACGGTGTATGAAATGAGGACAGAGCTGTTTGAGCATCTCCATCAGCTGCCGCTGGCATTTTTTGATAAGCGCCAGCATGGGGAACTGATGAGCCGAATGACGAATGACATTGAAAACGTAAGCAGCACGCTGAACAGTTCCGTGATTCAAATTGTCTCCAGTCTGCTGACACTGACGGGAGCTGTGGCGGTTATGCTGTGGCTTAGTCCGATATTGACATTGATTACCTTGCTGATCGTTCCTCTCATGTATATGGGGATGAAGTGGATTACCAAGAGAACGCGCAAGCAATTTAAAGAACAGCAGCAGCATTTAGGGGAACTGAATGGGTATATTGAAGAAGCGGTCTCCAGCAAGCACATTGTGAAAATATTTTCTCAGGAAGAGCAGATTGCCGCTCAATTCGCCAATCGAAATGAAAAGCTGAAGCGGGCGGGTTTTTGGGCACAAGCGTACTCGGGATTTATCCCTAAATTAATGAATGTGCTGAACAACCTCAGCTTTGCTATGATTGCTGCTGCGGGTGGCTGGCTGGCGCTGAAGGGAACCATTACAGTGGGAGTCATTGTCGTATTTGCGGAATATTCCCGGCAGTTTACCCGGCCTTTACATGACTTAGCCAATCAATTTAATACCTTGCTGTCGGCGATTGCAGGAGCTGAGCGGGTGTTTGAGATTCTGGATACCGAAGCGGAGGAAACGGAAGAGACTCTGATGGAGAAGGATATTCCCATTCAAGGGAACATCGAATTTCGGGATGTCACCTTTTCCTATGATCAAGGCAAAGAAACAATTCGCAGCGTAAGCTTTCAAACGGGACCCGGTCAGACGCTGGCTTTAGTTGGTCCAACGGGATCCGGAAAAACAACGATGATTCATTTGCTTGCGCGTTTTTATGATCCGGACAGCGGCGCCATCTTTATTGATGGCCGTGATATTGCCGATATCCCTCGGGGAAGCCTGCGAAAGGCGATGGGCTTTGTGCTTCAGGAAACGTTTTTATTTGAGGGCAGTGTAAGAGAAAATATCCGCTTCGGGCGGCTTGGAGCTGCCGATGAAGAGGTGGAGGAAGCGGCTAAGAAAGCGAATGCTCATGATTTTATTATGAAATTGCCCGAGGGGTATGAAACAAAGCTTCGGTCAGAAGGAATGGGCATCAGCCAAGGGCAAAAGCAATTGCTTGCGATTGCCCGTGCGATTTTGGCGGATCCGGCGATCTTAATTCTGGATGAGGCGACGAGCAATATTGATACCATTACAGAGGTGCATATTCAAGAGGCTCTTGCTCGTCTGATGAAAGGCCGCACCAGCATCGTCATTGCCCACCGGCTAAATACGATTAAGCAAGCGAACCAAATTCTTGTTCTTCATAAAGGTGAAATTATGGAGCGCGGCACCCACCAGCAGCTCATGCAAAAAAGCGGCTACTATTCACAGCTGGCAAATGTCGGGAGTTAATTCCTGCTAGTCAGTCAACAAGATGGCTAAAAGCTGCGGAAGAGAAAGAAGAGTGGAGAAGGGCTGCAAATGACAAAGAAAATGCCGAAAGCTCGAGGGTCAACTTAAAAAGCAGCGGGAATCGCCCCGCTGCTTGATTTATTCTGGTTTTACTAGGATTTTGACTTGGTTCTTCTCTTTAAGGAGGGCATCAAAGCCTTCTGTAACGATATCATCTAGCTTGATTCGTTTTGTGACAAGCTTTTCGGCTGAAAAGTATCCTTGATTCATTAATTCCATCACGGCAGGGAAGATATCGCGGTAGGCGATAATGCCTTTGACTGTTTTTTCTTTTAGAACAAGATTATTTGGCTGAACGGATGCTTCTTTTTCCCAGATGCTGACGATGACTGTTTCGCCTTCAAAGTTGGTACAGTCAATGGCTTGCTGCAGAACGGCTGGTACGCCGGTTACTTCATAGGCTACATCTACCCCGCCGTTTGTCAGCTCATGCAATTTCTCAACCGGATTGACTTCTGCAGGGTTGATAGCTATGGCTCCTAGCTCTTCTGCTTTTGCGATTCTTTCAGGAGAAAGCTCAACCGCATAGATTTCAGCGGCACCTGCTGCTCTTAAGGCTTCGATCACTAATAAGCCAATCGGGCCGACGCCGAAAACAGCGGCTTTATCTCCCGCTTTTAGCTTGCTTTGCCGAACTGCGTGAAGCGCCACGGCTGCTGGCTCTACCAATGCCCCTTGCTCAAAGGATAATCCTTCCGGCATTTTATGCACCATATGTTCATCCACCATAGTGTATTCGGAGAATCCGCCGCCTCCGCCAGATAAGCCGTGGAAGCCTAAGGAATCACAAAGATTATATTTCCCTTTTCTGCAAGGAGCGCATTCTCCGCAGGACAGAATCGGTTCAACGACAACGCGGTCACCGACGGCCACTTTGTTGACGCCTTCCCCAATTTCAGTGACGGTGCCTGAAAACTCATGGCCCATCGTGATTGGGGCGATATCTTGGCTGACGGGATGAGGCTTGTCTACCGGAACGAAAATCGGTCCAGCCGCGTATTCATGCAAATCGCTTCCGCAAATGCCTGTCCATTCTACTTTAATCTTCACTTTGCCTGATTGAATTTGAGGTTCTTCTACGTTTTCAACACGAATATCCTTTGCCTTGTACCAACGTGCACTTTTCATAAAGAAACCCTCCAAATAAGTAATTTATCCTACGCTATGATTCTAGCACTTTTTTTAAAGCTGGTATAGTTTGAAACTCTTGCTGAAAATAAGGTGTGTGCTGTCTGGACACAGGGCGTGTTATAATGGCATGATGTGAAAGATAATACGCTGTGAACGGGAGGGCTGATTTATGTGGAAGGAAATAGTGAAGGCACACAGTCCATACAATTTTGATCAGGTGCTGGAGCGTCTGGCCATCGATCCGCTTCATGCCATTGATCTAGTAAATCGAATGCTTTGGCTGCCTATTTACCAGACGAATGAAACGATCTCGATAAAAGCGGTGGGCACAACCCGCCATCCGCTGTTTGAAATAAGCGGAAAATCCTTAAAAACGAAGCGGACCTGTTTAAAGGAAGCGGCCCGGATTTTGCGGTGGGAGGCACCGATAGCGGCCGTTCATGAGCATTTTCAATCAACGGATTTACAGGAGCTGTTTAATGCGCGTCTTGGAACGCCGATCGTATTGGATTTTTCCCTCTATGCCAGCTTGGTTAAATGCATTATTCACCAGCAGCTAAATACGAAATTTGCCCATAAACTGACGGAGCGATTTGTTCACGCTTATGGAACGAAGCAGGACGGCGTGTGGCATTATCCCCGCCCGGAAACAGCGGCACAAATTCCTGTTGAAGAGCTGCGCCAGCTTCAGTTTAGCCAAAGAAAAGCAGAATACTTGGTGGGGCTATCGGAGATGATTGCCAATAACAAGCTGGACTTGCATGAGCTCGAATTTATGAGTAATGAAGAGGTCGTTGGCACACTTGTCAAAATTAGAGGAATCGGCCCATGGACGGCGCAAAACTTCTTGCTGTTCGGTCTCGGCCGAGATAATCTATTTCCAATCGCAGATATCGGCTTGCAAAAAGCAGTTCAGCAGCTTTACAAGCTAAAGAACAAACCAAGCTTAGAGGAAATGAATCAATACATCCAAGCTTGGAAACCATATTTAAGCTACGCTTCCTTGTACTTATGGAGAAGCGTCGAATAAAGAAAAGGGAGATTAGAATCGTGGCAAAAATTCCAGCCCCTGTGCAAAAAAATGAAATTATTGATGTTGAATTCGAAGATCTGACCCATGACGGACAAGCCGTTGCTAAAATTGAGGGCTATCCATTATTTGTGGCAGGTGCACTGCCCGGAGAAAGGGGACGTATTCAAGCAACGAAGCTCAATAAGGGCTATGGCTTTGGCCGTTTGATCGAATTGCAGAAGACAAGTCCATTCAGACAAAATCCCGAATGTCCGATCTATTCGCAATGCGGCGGCTGCCAGCTTCAGCATTTATCCTACGAAGGGCAGCTAGAAGCAAAGGGAAAACAAGTGCGCGATGTGATGGAGAGAATCGGCAAGCTGAAAGACGTGACCATCCATCCGGTACTTGGCGCTAACAATCCATGGCGCTACCGCAACAAAGCGCAAGTGCCGGTCGGCGAAGAAAACGGCGGCCTAGTCGCAGGATTCTATCAGAAGCGGAGCCACTCCATTATCAATATGGAGCAGTGCCTGATCCAGCAAGAAAAAAGCGATGAAGTTATTCGAAAAGTGAAAGCAATCTGCCAGCGCTATGGTGTGAAAGCTTATGATGAAAGCAAGCATAAAGGCACGCTTCGACATATTATGGCGCGTTGCGGCAAAGCCACCGGAGAAGTGATGGTCGTATTCGTTACGCGCACAGAGGATTTCCCTCATAAAAAGGAAGTCATTAAAGAAATCACTGAACAAATTGATGGGATCACGTCGATCATTCAAAATATCAACCCGAAAAAAACAAACGTCATCCTTGGCGACACAACAAAGGTTCTCTGGGGCAACGAAGTCATTTACGATTACATCGGCCATATTCAATTCGCCATCTCCGCACGCTCCTTTTACCAAGTGAACCCGGAACAAACAAAAGTGCTCTATGACAAAGCGCTGGAATACGCCGGCTTGACCGGAGAAGAAAACGTCATTGACGCTTACTGCGGCATTGGCACAATCTCCTTATTTCTGGCCCAAAAAGCGAAGAAGGTATACGGGGTAGAAATTGTCCCGGAAGCCATCGAAGACGCTAAAAGAAACGCCCGGCTTAACGGTATCACCAACGTCGAATTCTCTGTTGGAAAAGCCGAAATGGTCATTCCGCATTGGTACAAGCAAGGCATGACAGCCGACGTTCTCGTCGTCGATCCCCCAAGAAAAGGCTGCGACGAAGCCTTGCTGCAAACCATTATGGAGATGAAACCGAAGAGAGTCGTTTACGTCTCCTGCAATCCTTCCACACTGGCGAGAGATCTGCGGGTGCTGGAGGACGGCGGATATAAAACCCTGGAGATTCAGCCTGTGGATATGTTTCCGATGACAACGCATGTGGAGTGTGTAGCGTTGATGACAAGGATGGAGAAGTAGTTCTACTGAAAAAACTGATAAATCAAGGGTTTCCTGACATTGCATTTTACGTTCGTCTATTTTACGAAGATGCTGATGCCGGGAACCTTTTATTTTTATTGTTCAAGGAAACATATCAACTACTTTAAAGGTTATGACAACCCTTGTATTGATTCCTTTCACGGTATTCTTAAACGTGAGCCTTTTATGAAACGAATTACAAAATGAGAGATGAAGCGAAAAAATCATTGTTCGAATACATCGAGTTTTTCTGCAACTCCAAAAGGGTCCATTCAACCATAATTTACTTTTCAACGAATGAACTCGAGGGAATGTGTGGAATTCTACGGATTGATTTTACCTTTATAAACAGCAGCAAGTATGCTTTATCGAGTATTGTTTGCGGCGGACAGTTCGGTGATATTTGCTGGGGTTACCAGTCTATTGTTTTGCGATGCGTCAGCCGTTTGGAGGAAAAGGGCTCTGAATGCACTGCCCCTACAATAAATGAGGAGACATTGCAGACCTCAGTGGTCAAGGCTATTAACGAACTTTTGACTAACAAAGAATCCTTCATCCAGGCGCTACAGAAAAAATAGCTACTGTATTTAATGAAGAAAATGATAATGCCACTGATGACCTTGATAGCAAATTGGAAGAATTGCAACAACAGCTTCTAACCAAGCAAAGTCCAACAATGACTATGAAGAAGTGGCTAATGAAATTTACCGCCTTCGGGAGCTGAAGAGAAATTCACTTA from Bacillus xiapuensis encodes:
- a CDS encoding diacylglycerol kinase, with the translated sequence MKRARIIYNPTSGRELFKKHLPLVLQKLEEAGYETSAHATTSEGDATRAAKIAVERRYDIVIAAGGDGTLNEVVNGLAEQEYRPKLGVIPMGTTNDFARALQIPRDDIQRAVDVIIHGDTIPVDIGRMNDRYFVNIAGGGRLTELTYEVPSKLKTMLGQMAYYLKGIEMLPSIKASQVSIEYDGKLFEGEVMLFLIALTNSVGGFEKLAPDSSVNDGLFSVLILKKTSLPEFIRIASLALRGEHLQDDHVIYTKANRVKITSPEKVLINLDGELGGSSPADFENLYRHIEVFAPVDQLRPQDRIY
- a CDS encoding DUF2975 domain-containing protein encodes the protein MQKNKITFLKLTIFIIGFTVLSLCVFLLPNLARDAAVEYPEYSYLKIPVLLGLYLTAIPFFLALYQALKILNYIKGENAFSDLSVISLGYIKNCALVILVLYIIGVISLAVLNALHPGIAIMGIVIMFAALVIAVFAAILQELLRNAIQLKSENDLTV
- a CDS encoding helix-turn-helix domain-containing protein; the encoded protein is MAIIINIDVMLAKRKMSVTELTEKVGITMSNLSILKNGKAKAIRFSTLEAICKALECQPGDILEYRSED
- a CDS encoding MarR family winged helix-turn-helix transcriptional regulator, translating into MKSHLLFHAVNQLSRQLAKQLNFTLQPHGLYSAQWSVLYVLKEKGSLTQKELCDYLAVEAPPMTRTVQRLVKQGYVRQVPGKDRRVKIIELTEKAASEYPVWEKKVAAANEQLVENFPKEDQEQLQQLISKWLKALGKEESK
- a CDS encoding MFS transporter gives rise to the protein MRKSALWTKDFISVSFSNFFLFIVFYILLVTMPVYALEEMGSTAAEAGLVTTFFLLSAIIIRPFAGQWIEHFGKKKVLISSQIIFFIASLLYFLPDSFEMMLALRFFHGLGFGLATTAAGAMVADIIPDSRRGEGMGYYVMSMNLAMVIGPFLGLTLMQQWDSQTMFAVTVAVTCLALISGIIIRTSEHKEAASAAAILKIKLRPRDLFEFSAIPVALVGCFFSVAYASLLSFVSVYANELHLPEAASYFFVVYAAVLLLSRPFTGRWFDQYGAAVIIYPAIVIFALGMLLLSQTSTALVFLTAAGLIGLGWGTLFPSFQTIAIQKAPPAKKALATATFLSLFDVGIGAGSFIVGLAGTMMSLGQLYLYSSFYILLGMMVYYLFVQPKRTSGKAVDKSM
- a CDS encoding ABC transporter ATP-binding protein, encoding MILAWLLMLVELAVELTHPLFMAKIIDEGIVKQDISAIYKWGGIMLATSLLAFASGIINSFAAAHVGQNYGFDLREKMMEKVQSFSFASYHRYAASSLITRMTNDVTQLQNAVFMSLRIMLRAPLVIVFGTVMALLVHVKLTLILVMVIPIMVVFLLRMIKRSAALFRSVQKRLDRVNHVIQENLFGMRIIKAFLRWKHEGARFQAANSQLMQQSIRVLRTVETTAPVLLFVMNSSLIVILWLGFAEFQAGTATAGELVAVMNYATRIITSLSIFTFIMMAFSRGKASAERIGELLEEPEEQSDQRLKGTPFKPAAGKIEFDRVSFSFPGSQELVLKDISFTVQPGETAAIMGATGAGKSTLFYLIPRLFEADRGTIRIDGQDISQVQSASLRECIGFVPQEAHLFTGTVRDNIAWGKKEASLDEIKEAARRAQILETIEELPDGFDTLIGQKGVNLSGGQKQRLSIARAVIRNPFILLLDDSTSALDLKTEANLMAALKEEACTTLMITQKISTALQADKIILLEEGRISSAGTHEQLIEHSPLYRKIFASQYGKEEAAYAETHR
- a CDS encoding ABC transporter ATP-binding protein, with product MPRPIVKGGPKPQIKDLFQTLKRLAGYLARRKGLLVLVVIMVAASSALGLLGPFLVGMAIDHYIMIGDQQGLLFLLILLGAVYICHSLSSFLQSYWMAGIAQKTVYEMRTELFEHLHQLPLAFFDKRQHGELMSRMTNDIENVSSTLNSSVIQIVSSLLTLTGAVAVMLWLSPILTLITLLIVPLMYMGMKWITKRTRKQFKEQQQHLGELNGYIEEAVSSKHIVKIFSQEEQIAAQFANRNEKLKRAGFWAQAYSGFIPKLMNVLNNLSFAMIAAAGGWLALKGTITVGVIVVFAEYSRQFTRPLHDLANQFNTLLSAIAGAERVFEILDTEAEETEETLMEKDIPIQGNIEFRDVTFSYDQGKETIRSVSFQTGPGQTLALVGPTGSGKTTMIHLLARFYDPDSGAIFIDGRDIADIPRGSLRKAMGFVLQETFLFEGSVRENIRFGRLGAADEEVEEAAKKANAHDFIMKLPEGYETKLRSEGMGISQGQKQLLAIARAILADPAILILDEATSNIDTITEVHIQEALARLMKGRTSIVIAHRLNTIKQANQILVLHKGEIMERGTHQQLMQKSGYYSQLANVGS
- a CDS encoding 2,3-butanediol dehydrogenase, with the protein product MKSARWYKAKDIRVENVEEPQIQSGKVKIKVEWTGICGSDLHEYAAGPIFVPVDKPHPVSQDIAPITMGHEFSGTVTEIGEGVNKVAVGDRVVVEPILSCGECAPCRKGKYNLCDSLGFHGLSGGGGGFSEYTMVDEHMVHKMPEGLSFEQGALVEPAAVALHAVRQSKLKAGDKAAVFGVGPIGLLVIEALRAAGAAEIYAVELSPERIAKAEELGAIAINPAEVNPVEKLHELTNGGVDVAYEVTGVPAVLQQAIDCTNFEGETVIVSIWEKEASVQPNNLVLKEKTVKGIIAYRDIFPAVMELMNQGYFSAEKLVTKRIKLDDIVTEGFDALLKEKNQVKILVKPE
- a CDS encoding DNA-3-methyladenine glycosylase family protein, whose amino-acid sequence is MWKEIVKAHSPYNFDQVLERLAIDPLHAIDLVNRMLWLPIYQTNETISIKAVGTTRHPLFEISGKSLKTKRTCLKEAARILRWEAPIAAVHEHFQSTDLQELFNARLGTPIVLDFSLYASLVKCIIHQQLNTKFAHKLTERFVHAYGTKQDGVWHYPRPETAAQIPVEELRQLQFSQRKAEYLVGLSEMIANNKLDLHELEFMSNEEVVGTLVKIRGIGPWTAQNFLLFGLGRDNLFPIADIGLQKAVQQLYKLKNKPSLEEMNQYIQAWKPYLSYASLYLWRSVE
- the rlmD gene encoding 23S rRNA (uracil(1939)-C(5))-methyltransferase RlmD, encoding MAKIPAPVQKNEIIDVEFEDLTHDGQAVAKIEGYPLFVAGALPGERGRIQATKLNKGYGFGRLIELQKTSPFRQNPECPIYSQCGGCQLQHLSYEGQLEAKGKQVRDVMERIGKLKDVTIHPVLGANNPWRYRNKAQVPVGEENGGLVAGFYQKRSHSIINMEQCLIQQEKSDEVIRKVKAICQRYGVKAYDESKHKGTLRHIMARCGKATGEVMVVFVTRTEDFPHKKEVIKEITEQIDGITSIIQNINPKKTNVILGDTTKVLWGNEVIYDYIGHIQFAISARSFYQVNPEQTKVLYDKALEYAGLTGEENVIDAYCGIGTISLFLAQKAKKVYGVEIVPEAIEDAKRNARLNGITNVEFSVGKAEMVIPHWYKQGMTADVLVVDPPRKGCDEALLQTIMEMKPKRVVYVSCNPSTLARDLRVLEDGGYKTLEIQPVDMFPMTTHVECVALMTRMEK